Proteins co-encoded in one Gopherus evgoodei ecotype Sinaloan lineage chromosome 4, rGopEvg1_v1.p, whole genome shotgun sequence genomic window:
- the SRRM2 gene encoding serine/arginine repetitive matrix protein 2 isoform X27: MYNGIGLPTPRGSGTNGYVQRNLSAVRHKKERTDYKSEEELRKLESSLVKKPNQEILDHERKRKVELKCLELAELMEEQGYAEGEIQEKVATFRLMLLEKDVALGKEGEQQPEQKPAVTETHQLAEANEKKNERLRAAFGISENYVDGSSFDPNRRAKEAAAAAAKQQEQQKQYSLVHESSSSRSPSPKQKKKKKKKDRGRSESRSPSRRERKKSSKKKKHRSESDSKKRKHRSPSPKSKHKAKEKKRKRSTSESASQKGRRGRSSSPDSSSSSDSSRSRSRSVTTQKRASLPSVTPPAPPRRRADPEGASKDALKRDRSASPEVSRRAQSSSPRKSRDKREKRSSRHSPRQRSSSPSPVSEGKIKDKDRPWQPERKSTPAPSSEREPRPQRRSPSPEPARERASSGHKRPPSKETKSPRSSSPPPKKPVADRPKSPSQAAAPSPPATTRKAQLSRSGSESDENSSSSSPERDKPAPSRQEKSKGSQRRDRSSSSPEPSQPAKVASKPSSRRERSGTPAKSAKTRSLSKRDARSRSRTPPSRRERSRTPPRRGGRSRTPPRRGARSRTPPRRGRSRSRSPQWRGRSRSPQRWGRSRSRTPPRWGKSRTPQRRGRSRSPQRRGWSRSRTPQRPGWSRSRNTARRGRSRTPPRRGRSRSRTPPRRGRSRSRTPPRRGRSRSRTPPRRGRSRSRTPPRRGRSRSRTPPRRGRSRSRTPPRRGRSGSSPRREKSLISARRSRSGSSAERRKKSRLPLRRSLSDSSPDVKQKSRKVSRRSRSASSPRLQKKSRSSPRRSRSGSSPRPKKKSRSSPRRSRSGSSPVLKKKSRTPSRRRRRRRSGLSPALKKKSRSPPRRSRSGSSPEVKKKSRSPPRRRRSGSSPLARKKSRSSPRRSRSRSSPVLKKKSRSPLRRSRSSSSPVLKKKSRSPPRRSSSGSSSVAKKKSRSPPVRGRSGSSPALREKSRSPPRRSRSGSSPVVREKSRSPPRRSRSGSSPVVREKSRSPLRHSKSGSSPAVREKPRSPLRRSRSGSSPEQRGKSVSPPVRSRSDSSPGLKKKSRSPARQSGLGSSPAVEGKSRSPAVRSRSGSSPEQRGKSVSPPVRSRSDSSPGLKKKSRSPPRQSGLGSSPAVEGKSRSPAVRNRSGSSPEQRGKSVSPPVRSRSDSSPGLKKKSRSPPRQSGLGSSPAVEGKSRSPAVRNRSGSSPDLKKLSKTSPRHSGAGSSPVVEEKSSLLPRCSQSGSSPELMKKSRSPPVIGRSGSSPELNDKSSSSLPRQSQSGSPPEPKKKSRSPPRCVKPGASPVVKEKSRSPQPWQSRSGSSPEVKKKSPSPSIRGASVEQAKSRSPPSLSGSGSLLTLKGKSSSPPRHSRSGSSPGSGSKLGAVSKHNRPGVCPEATELVRILAGQVKPVSPEAKDKYGTSPRRSRLGSSPGIREKSRTPPSSSESSPERAEISRSPLRRSRSGSPPRPREKSRSPPRPREKSRSPPRPREKSRSPPRPREKSRSPPRRSRSGSSPRPREKSRSPPRRSRSGSSPRPREKSQSPPRPREKSRSPPRPREKSRSPPRRSRSGSSPRPREKSRSPPRPREKSRSPPRRSRSGSSPRAREKSRSPARYGSSGSFLRSREKSRSPARYSISGSSLRLREKSRSTPRRGRSSSSPRPREKLGASPRSSRSGSSPERPKGPTRRGRSSSPSRRGKWRSSLRRGRSGSSPRRTRSRSISRRGKSRSSLRRDRSISSPGRSRSRSTSRFSRRRERSPSSPRRSRSRTPPRRARAGSSPQRRGSRQPRSRSPPKLDVSRTPASSYHGRSKASPARTRSGSGSPKRAGRRSRSPPVLEKYPKVGAADKAAPGRAEKTSPVVLVPIRRSPSRSPPAPDESSPKARKAHSPAPKIHSPRPEGSLGAVRNGGPAPTWTLNSCPAAPGGSPPAGRLPQAKGPEKVRSSSSSSSSSSSTSHKVPSPLPAPLPVLPPKEEDREGPKVKLEPPAPEVPGDLPDKARGGAAKALVPLPVPPRTPSKEKRSSSTSSSSSSSSSSSSSSSSSSSDSSSSSSESSHDSPASKGPDLETAKKEPPSPAQKELAREGRPLELAKRKRRSRSSSSSSSSSSSSSSSSSSSSSSSSSSSSSSSSSSSSSSSSSSPKPGPQPQPKAAPKKPSPEQRRSRSPRKPIDSLRDSRSLSYSPAERRRPSPPEPPLAQRDRHSDKPSQRSRGTNSRSPGRKRRRETPSPPHAARRRASRSP, from the exons ATGTACAATGGGATAGGGCTCCCCACTCCCCGGGGCAGCGGCACCAACGGCTACGTCCAGCGCAATCTCTCGGCCGTGCGGCACAAGAAGGAGCGAACCGACTACAAGTCGGAGGAGGAGCTCAGGAAGCTGGAGTCGTCTCTGGTGAAGAAGCCCAACCAGGAGATCCTGGACCATGAGCGCAAGCGCAAGGTGGAGCTGAAATGCCTGGAGCTGGCCGAGCTCATGGAGGAACAGGG ctacGCCGAGGGCGAGATCCAGGAGAAGGTGGCGACCTTCCGGCTCATGCTCCTGGAGAAGGACGTGGCGCTGGGCAaggagggggagcagcagcccgAGCAGAAGCCAGC ggtcaCAGAGACCCACCAGCTGGCCGAGGCCAACGAAAAGAAGAACGAGCGGCTGCGGGCGGCTTTTGGCATCAGCGAGAATTACGTCGACGGGAGTTCGTTCGACCCCAACCGCAGGGCTAAGGAGGCGGCGGCTGCGGCAGCCAAGcaacaggagcagcagaagcagtACAG CCTGGTCCATGAGTCCAGCAGCTCCCGCTCTCCATCCCCcaagcagaagaaaaagaaaaagaagaaagacaGAGGCAG GTCAGAGAGCAGATCCCCTTCtcgaagagagaggaaaaagagctctaagaagaagaaacacag GTCCGAGTCAGACTCAAAGAAGAGGAAACACAG GTCTCCCAGTCCGAAGAGCAAACACAAAGCCAaggagaagaagaggaagag ATCCACCAGCGAGTCGGCGTCCCAGAAGGGCCGAAGAGGTCGCTCGTCCTCCCcagactcttcctcctcctcggACAGCTCGCGGAGCAG GTCCCGGAGCGTCACCACTCAGAAGCGGGCCTCCCTGCCCAGCGtgacccccccagcaccgccacGGAGGAGAGCCGACCCCGAGGGCGCCTCAAAGGATGCCCTCAAGAGAGATCGCTCGGCATCCCCCGAGGTCAGCCGGCGCGCGCAGAGCAGCAGCCCCCGGAAGAGTCGAGATAAGCGAGAG aaGCGGTCGTCTCGGCACTCCCCCCGCCAGCGTTCCTCCTCCCCGTCGCCCGTCTCCGAGGGGAAAATAAAGGACAAGGATCGCCCCTGGCAGCCAGAGCGCAAATCCACCCCCGCCCCGTCCTCGGAGCGTGAGCCCCGCCCTCAACGCCGCTCCCCGTCCCCTGAGCCGGCCCGAGAGAGGGCCTCATCCGGCCACAAGCGCCCACCCTCCAAGGAGACCAAGTCCCCCCGATCCTCCTCCCCGCCTCCCAAAAAGCCAGTGGCTGATCGCCCCAAGAGCCCGTCCCAAGCGGCTGCTCCCTCGCCACCGGCCACCACCCGGAAGGCCCAGCTGTCCCGCTCGGGCTCTGAGAGCGACGAAaactcgtcctcctcttcccccgAGCGGGATAAGCCGGCCCCGAGCAGACAGGAGAAATCGAAGGGCTCCCAGCGCCGGGACCGCTCCAGTTCTTCCCCAGAGCCCTCCCAGCCTGCTAAGGTTGCCTCCAAACCCTCGTCCCGGCGTGAGCGCTCTGGCACCCCGGCAAAGAGCGCCAAAACCCGCTCCCTTTCCAAGAGAGAcgccaggtcccggtcccggacGCCCCCTTCCCGCAGGGAGCGTTCCCGCACCCCGCCCCGCCGGGGAGGCCGTTCCCGCACCCCACCCCGCCGGGGGGCCCGTTCCCGTACGCCACCGAGACGGGGCCGGTCCCGATCCCGGAGCCCCCAGTGGAGAGGCAGGTCCCGGAGCCCCCAGAGGTGGGGACGGTCCCGTTCCCGCACTCCGCCCAGGTGGGGCAAATCCCGTACGCCCCAGAGGAGGGGGAGATCTCGCAGCCCTCAACGGCGAGGGTGGTCTCGCTCCAGGACACCCCAGAGGCCTGGCTGGTCTAGGAGCCGGAACACGGCAAGGCGGGGTCGGTCTAGAACCCCGCCCCGGCgaggcaggtcccggtctagaACCCCGCCCCGGCgaggcaggtcccggtctagaACCCCGCCCCGGCgaggcaggtcccggtctagaACCCCTCCTCGGCgaggcaggtcccggtctagaACCCCTCCTCGGCgaggcaggtcccggtctagaACCCCGCCCCGGCgaggcaggtcccggtctagaACCCCGCCCCGACGAGGCAGGTCAGGGTCCTCTCCCAGGCGGGAGAAATCACTCATTTCAGCCAGGAGGAGCCGCTCTGGGTCATCAGCCGAGCGGAGGAAAAAATCCAGGCTGCCCCTGCGAAGGAGCCTGTCTGACTCGTCACCAGATGTGAAGCAGAAATCCAGGAAAGTGTCAAGACGCAGCCGCTCCGCATCATCCCCTCGGCTACAGAAGAAATCCAGATCATCGCCCCGGAGGAGCCGCTCTGGCTCATCCCCTCGGCCAAAAAAGAAATCCAGATCATCCCCTCGGAGGAGCCGGTCAGGGTCGTCTCCAGTGCTGAAGAAGAAATCCAGAACGCcgtccaggaggaggaggaggaggaggtctggATTGTCTCCGGCACTCAAAAAGAAATCCAGATCACCGCCTAGAAGAAGCCGGTCTGGATCATCTCCAGAAGTGAAGAAAAAATCCAGATCACCTCCAAGACGAAGGAGGTCTGGATCTTCTCCACTGGCGAGAAAGAAATCCAGATCATCGCCAAGACGAAGCAGGTCTAGGTCCTCGCCAGTGTTGAAGAAGAAATCTAGATCACCCCTGAGACGAAGCAGGTCTAGCTCCTCGCCAGTGTTGAAGAAGAAATCTAGATCGCCCCCGAGACGAAGCAGTTCTGGGTCCTCTTCAGTGGCAAAGAAGAAATCCAGATCACCGCCTGTGAGAGGCCGATCTGGGTCGTCTCCAGCATTGAGAGAGAAATCTAGATCGCCCCCGAGACGAAGCAGATCTGGATCATCTCCAGTGGTGCGAGAGAAGTCTAGATCACCCCCGAGACGAAGCAGATCTGGATCATCTCCAGTGGTGAGAGAGAAATCTAGATCACCCCTGAGACACAGCAAATCTGGATCATCTCCAGCTGTGAGAGAGAAACCGAGATCACCACTGAGACGAAGCAGATCTGGATCCTCTCCAGAACAGAGAGGGAAATCCGTATCACCTCCTGTGAGAAGCCGGTCTGACTCCTCTCCTGGGTTGAAGAAGAAGTCTAGGTCTCCTGCAAGGCAAAGTGGGCTTGGATCTTCGCCAGCCGTGGAAGGGAAATCCAGATCTCCTGCAGTGAGAAGCAGATCTGGATCCTCTCCAGAACAGAGAGGGAAATCTGTATCACCTCCTGTGAGAAGCCGGTCTGACTCCTCTCCTGGGTTGAAGAAGAAGTCTAGGTCTCCTCCAAGGCAAAGTGGGCTTGGATCTTCGCCAGCTGTGGAAGGGAAATCCAGATCTCCTGCAGTGAGAAACAGATCTGGATCCTCTCCAGAACAGAGGGGGAAATCTGTATCACCTCCTGTGAGAAGCCGGTCTGACTCCTCTCCTGGGTTGAAGAAGAAGTCTAGGTCTCCTCCAAGGCAAAGTGGGCTTGGATCTTCGCCAGCTGTGGAAGGGAAATCCAGATCTCCTGCAGTGAGAAACAGATCTGGATCctctccagacctgaagaagctgTCTAAGACCTCTCCAAGACACAGTGGTGCTGGGTCTTCTCCAGTGGTGGAAGAGAAATCAAGTTTACTTCCAAGATGCAGCCAGTCTGGATCTTCTCCAGAACTGATGAAGAAATCCAGATCGCCGCCTGTGATAGGCAGGTCGGGATCCTCTCCAGAACTAAATGATAAATCTAGCTCCTCACTCCCAAGACAAAGCCAATCAGGATCCCCTCCAGAACCAAAAAAGAAATCCAGATCACCTCCAAGATGTGTTAAACCTGGTGCCTCTCCAGTGGTGAAAGAAAAGTCCAGATCTCCCCAGCCATGGCAAAGCCGATCCGGATCCTCTCCAGAAGTGAAAAAGAAATCCCCATCACCATCCATAAGAGGGGCCTCTGTAGAGCAAGCAAAATCCAGATCGCCTCCCTCACTGAGCGGATCCGGATCATTGTTGACGTTGAAAGGGAAATCCAGTTCGCCCCCAAGACACAGCCGATCTGGATCCTCTCCAGGGTCAGGAAGCAAACTTGGAGCAGTTTCAAAACACAACAGGCCTGGGGTTTGTCCAGAAGCTACAGAGCTAGTGAGGATTTTAGCAGGTCAGGTCAAGCCAGTGTCTCCTGAGGCAAAAGACAAATATGGAACGTCCCCAAGAAGGAGCAGATTGGGGTCATCCCCTGGCATCAGAGAGAAATCCAGAACACCTCCGAGCAGCTCAGAGTCTTCTCCAGAACGGGCAGAAATATCCCGATCGCCTCTGAGACGCAGCAGGTCTGGTTCGCCCCCCAGGCCCCGAGAGAAGTCCCGATCGCCCCCCAGGCCCCGAGAGAAGTCCCGATCGCCCCCCAGGCCCCGAGAGAAGTCCCGATCGCCCCCCAGGCCCCGAGAGAAGTCCCGATCGCCCCCGAGgcgcagcaggtctggctcatcTCCCAGGCCCCGAGAGAAATCCCGATCGCCCCCGAGGCGCAGCAGGTCTGGTTCATCTCCCAGGCCTCGAGAGAAATCCCAATCGCCCCCCAGGCCCCGAGAGAAGTCCCGATCGCCCCCCAGGCCCCGAGAGAAGTCCCGATCGCCCCCGAGgcgcagcag ATCTGGTTCATCTCCTAGGCCTCGAGAGAAATCCCGATCGCCCCCCAGGCCTCGAGAGAAGTCTCGATCACCCCCGAGGCGCAGCAGGTCTGGTTCATCTCCCAGGGCTCGAGAGAAATCCCGATCTCCTGCTAGATATGGCAGTTCCGGCTCATTTCTGAGATCTAGAGAGAAATCCAGATCTCCCGCAAGGTACAGCATATCCGGCTCGTCCCTAAGACTTCGAGAGAAATCCAGATCCACTCCAAGGCGTGGCAGGTCCAGTTCATCCCCGAGACCTCGAGAGAAGCTGGGGGcgtctcccagaagcagccgctCTGGGTCGTCTCCAGAGAGACCCAAAGGCCCAACAAGGCGTGGCCGATCCAGCTCTCCCTCCAGAAGGGGGAAGTGGAGATCTTCCCTGCGGCGAGGAAGATCCGGGTCTTCGCCCAGGAGAACCCGGTCCCGGTCCATCTCCAGACGAGGCAAATCCAGAAGCTCCCTGCGGAGAGACCGATCCATCTCGTCGCCCGGCAGGAGCCGCTCAAGATCCACCTCGCGATTCTCCCGCCGCCGGGAGCGTTCGCCATCCTCACCCCGTCGCAGCAGATCCCGCACGCCGCCCCGCCGAGCCCGAGCGGGGTCCTCCCCCCAGCGCCGCGGCTCCCGCCAGCCCCGCTCCCGCTCCCCACCGAAACTGGACGTCTCCCGCACCCCGGCCTCTTCCTACCACGGCCGCTCAAAGGCGTCGCCGGCCAGGACCCGCTCAGGCTCCGGCTCGCCAAAACGAGCCGGGAGGAGGTCCCGCTCCCCACCGGTGCTGGAGAAATACCCCAAAGTGGGAGCAGCCGACAAGGCAGCACCAGGCAGAGCTGAGAAGACGTCGCCCGTGGTGTTGGTGCCCATCCGGCGCAGCCCGTCCCGCTCCCCGCCGGCTCCGGATGAGTCCTCTCCCAAAGCCAGGAAAGcccattcccctgcccccaagatCCACTCCCCGCGGccggaggggtccctgggggcggTGAGGAACGGGGGTCCGGCGCCCACCTGGACCCTGAACTcctgccctgctgcccctgggGGCTCCCCGCCTGCCGGCCGCCTCCCCCAAGCCAAAGGGCCAGAGAAAGTCagatcttcctcctcttcctcctcctcctcctcctccacctcccacaaggtgcccagccccctgcccgccCCACTCCCGGTGCTGCCCCCCAAGGAGGAAGACAGGGAAGGGCCCAAGGTCAAGTTGGAGCCGCCAGCCCCGGAGGTGCCCGGGGACCTGCCAGACAAAGCCAGGGGCGGAGCCGCCAAGGCGCTGGTGCCGCTGCCGGTGCCTCCCCGCACCCCGTCCAAAGAGAAGAGGAGCTCGTCCACCTCCTCGTCTTCGTCGTCCtcgtcttcttcctcctcctcgtcctcttcctcctcctccgactccagctccagctcctcagAGTCCAGCCACGACTCCCCGGCGAGCAAGGGGCCCGACCTGGAGACGGCGAAGAAAGA GCCACCGAGCCCGGCGCAGAAGGAGCTGGCCCGTGAGGGGCGCCCCCTGGAGCTGGCCAAGCGGAAACGCCGTTCccgaagctccagcagctccagcagcagctcgtCGTCAtcatcctcctcatcttcctcctcgtcttcctcctcctcctcgtcatcctcctcctcatcctcttcttcctcctcgtcctcgtcctcctcctcccccaagccggggccccaaccgcagcccaaggcagcccccaagaaGCCCTCACCTGAGCAGAGGCG ctcccggaGCCCCCGGAAGCCGATCGACTCCCTGCGCGACTCGCGCTCTCTCAGCTATTCCCCGGCCGAGCGGCGCCGGCCCTCCCCTCCGGAGCCCCCCCTGGCCCAGCGGGACCGGCACAG